From one Streptomyces mobaraensis genomic stretch:
- a CDS encoding ABC transporter permease: MGRFVARRLLQMIPVFIGTTLLIFLMVYSLPGDPVKAMFGAKAADPATVAKLRHDYGLDKPLIQQYWDYLSGLLQGDFGQSFTGRPVSDLLADAFPVTIRLALFAFVIELIFGIGLGVLTGLRRGKILDQAVLIFTLIVVSIPVFVLGNMAQFLIGVKWKLVAPTVRDSEDITQLVLPAVVLALLSLAYVTRLTRTTVAENLRADYIRTAVAKGLPRRRVVGVHLMRNSLIPVVTFLGTDLGMLMGGAIVTEGIFNVPGVGNTLYQAVITSEGATVVGVVTVLVLVYLVSSLVVDLLYAVLDPRIRYA, from the coding sequence ATGGGGCGCTTTGTCGCGAGGCGACTGCTCCAGATGATCCCGGTGTTCATCGGGACCACGCTGCTTATTTTCTTGATGGTGTATTCGCTGCCGGGCGACCCCGTCAAGGCGATGTTCGGCGCGAAGGCGGCCGATCCGGCGACAGTTGCGAAACTGCGCCATGACTACGGGCTGGACAAACCCCTGATCCAGCAGTACTGGGACTACCTCAGCGGTCTCCTGCAGGGCGACTTCGGGCAGAGCTTCACCGGCCGGCCCGTGTCCGACCTGCTGGCGGACGCCTTCCCGGTGACCATCCGGCTGGCGCTGTTCGCCTTCGTGATCGAGCTGATCTTCGGCATCGGCCTCGGTGTGCTCACGGGGCTGCGGCGCGGCAAGATCCTGGACCAGGCGGTCCTGATCTTCACGCTGATCGTGGTGTCCATCCCGGTCTTCGTGCTCGGCAACATGGCCCAGTTCCTGATCGGTGTGAAGTGGAAACTGGTGGCACCGACCGTCCGGGACTCGGAGGACATCACCCAGCTGGTCCTCCCGGCCGTCGTGCTGGCCCTGCTCTCGCTGGCGTACGTGACCCGGCTGACGCGGACGACCGTGGCGGAGAACCTCCGCGCCGACTACATCCGCACCGCGGTGGCCAAGGGCCTGCCCCGGCGCCGGGTCGTCGGGGTGCACCTGATGCGCAACTCGCTCATTCCTGTCGTCACGTTCCTCGGCACCGACCTCGGCATGCTCATGGGCGGTGCGATCGTCACCGAGGGCATCTTCAACGTCCCCGGCGTGGGCAACACGCTCTACCAGGCCGTCATCACCAGTGAGGGCGCCACCGTGGTGGGCGTCGTGACCGTCCTGGTGCTCGTCTACCTCGTGAGCAGCCTGGTCGTCGACCTGCTCTACGCAGTCCTGGACCCGAGGATCCGCTATGCCTGA
- the typA gene encoding translational GTPase TypA — MPTRHDIRNVAIVAHVDHGKTTIVDAMLKQAGAFAAHQLDSVDDRVMDSNDLEREKGITILAKNTAVKYHPKDGGAPITINIIDTPGHADFGGEVERGLSMVDAVVLLVDASEGPLPQTRFVLRKALQQRKPVILCINKTDRPDSRIDEVVNETYDLFLDLDADEDQIEFPIVYACGRDGIASLTKPEDGTVPADSTNLEPFFSTILEHVPAPTYEEDAPLQAHVTNLDADNFLGRIALLRVEQGELRKGQTVAWIKRDGTIQNVRITELMMTEALTRKPAEVAGPGDICAVAGIPNIMIGETLADPENPVALPLITVDEPAISMTIGTNTSPLVGRGGTGKGADAKAAVKDRKVTARQVKDRLDRELIGNVSLRVLDTERPDAWEVQGRGELALAILVEQMRREGFEMTIGKPQVVTKQVDGKTYEPVERITIDVPEEHMGAVTQLMGTRKGRMDNMSNHGSGWVRMEFVVPSRGLIGFRTEFLTNTRGTGIAHSIHEGHEPWFGELKTRNNGSLVADRAGAVTAFAMTNLQERGVLFVDPGTEVYEGMIVGENSRADDMDVNITKEKKLTNMRSSSADSFEAIVPPRKLSLEQSLEFCRDDECVEVTPEAVRIRKVVLDQKERGRSASRAKHG, encoded by the coding sequence ATGCCCACGCGCCATGACATTCGTAACGTCGCCATCGTCGCCCACGTCGACCACGGCAAGACGACCATCGTCGACGCCATGCTCAAGCAGGCCGGCGCCTTCGCCGCGCACCAGCTCGACTCCGTTGACGACCGCGTCATGGACTCGAACGACCTGGAGCGTGAGAAGGGCATCACGATCCTCGCCAAGAACACGGCGGTGAAGTATCACCCCAAGGACGGCGGGGCCCCGATCACGATCAACATCATCGACACCCCCGGCCACGCCGACTTCGGTGGTGAGGTCGAGCGCGGTCTGTCGATGGTGGACGCGGTCGTGCTGCTGGTCGACGCCTCCGAGGGCCCGCTGCCGCAGACGCGCTTCGTGCTCCGCAAGGCGCTGCAGCAGCGGAAGCCGGTCATCCTGTGCATCAACAAGACGGACCGCCCGGACTCCCGCATCGACGAGGTCGTCAACGAGACGTACGACCTCTTCCTCGACCTGGACGCGGACGAGGACCAGATCGAGTTCCCGATCGTCTACGCCTGCGGCCGCGACGGCATCGCCTCGCTGACCAAGCCGGAGGACGGCACCGTCCCGGCGGACAGCACCAACCTGGAGCCGTTCTTCTCCACCATCCTGGAGCACGTCCCGGCCCCGACGTACGAGGAGGACGCGCCGCTCCAGGCCCACGTCACCAACCTCGACGCCGACAACTTCCTCGGCCGTATCGCGCTGCTCCGCGTCGAGCAGGGCGAGCTGCGCAAGGGCCAGACGGTCGCGTGGATCAAGCGCGACGGCACCATCCAGAACGTCCGCATCACCGAGCTGATGATGACCGAGGCGCTCACCCGGAAGCCCGCCGAGGTGGCCGGCCCCGGTGACATCTGCGCCGTCGCCGGTATCCCGAACATCATGATCGGCGAGACCCTGGCCGACCCGGAGAACCCGGTCGCGCTGCCGCTGATCACGGTCGACGAGCCGGCGATCTCCATGACCATCGGTACGAACACCTCGCCGCTGGTCGGCCGTGGCGGCACGGGCAAGGGCGCGGACGCCAAGGCCGCGGTCAAGGACCGCAAGGTCACCGCCCGTCAGGTCAAGGACCGGCTGGACCGCGAGCTGATCGGTAACGTCAGCCTCCGGGTGCTCGACACCGAGCGTCCCGACGCCTGGGAGGTGCAGGGCCGCGGTGAGCTGGCGCTGGCCATCCTGGTGGAGCAGATGCGCCGCGAGGGCTTCGAGATGACCATCGGCAAGCCGCAGGTCGTCACCAAGCAGGTCGACGGCAAGACGTACGAGCCGGTCGAGCGCATCACCATCGACGTGCCCGAGGAGCACATGGGCGCGGTCACGCAGCTCATGGGCACCCGCAAGGGCCGGATGGACAACATGTCCAACCACGGCTCCGGCTGGGTCCGCATGGAGTTCGTCGTGCCGTCCCGCGGTCTGATCGGCTTCCGTACGGAGTTCCTGACGAACACCCGCGGTACGGGCATCGCCCACTCGATCCACGAGGGCCACGAGCCGTGGTTCGGCGAGCTGAAGACCCGTAACAACGGTTCTCTGGTCGCCGACCGCGCCGGTGCCGTCACCGCGTTCGCGATGACGAACCTCCAGGAGCGCGGCGTGCTGTTCGTCGACCCGGGTACCGAGGTGTACGAGGGCATGATCGTCGGCGAGAACTCGCGCGCCGACGACATGGACGTCAACATCACCAAGGAGAAGAAGCTCACCAACATGCGCTCCTCCTCCGCCGACTCCTTCGAGGCGATCGTCCCGCCGCGCAAGCTGTCGCTGGAGCAGTCCCTGGAGTTCTGCCGCGACGACGAGTGCGTCGAGGTCACCCCGGAGGCGGTTCGCATCCGCAAGGTCGTCCTCGACCAGAAGGAGCGCGGCCGCTCCGCGTCGCGCGCCAAGCACGGCTGA
- a CDS encoding peptide ABC transporter substrate-binding protein, with amino-acid sequence MRGAKSAKWVVGAIVVAMAATACGGGNKDDDEGSAAVDPNGVFTYYNTEPQRGLIPTNTNEVGGHYMMANMFRGLVTFDIDNKLQMAQAQSVETTDNQHYTVKLKPGWKFHNGETVTANSFVKAWNWAANAKNAQLNSSWYEAIKGYEDVHPEKGDPKADAMSGLKVVNDNEFTIELSRPVSTFKQRLYYDAFFPLPEAFYKDPKAFGEHPIGNGPYKMEGSWAHKVELKVRKFADYKGDDKPKNGGIDFKFFSKDDAAYAELLSDKIDIMYQVPNSQVGKFQQDLGKRAISQPYGGNTNIGFPLYDKEWGKPEKAKVRQGLSMAIDRETIAKTALKGSKDAATGFTPKGIPGWQDGACGEYCKFDPAKAKDLIKQGGGVPGNKVTITYNADGANKEWVDAVCNDIRQNTGVECVTDAKSTFQESRDLITEKKLSNPFRMAWVMDFPNIANFVTEQFRTGAGANDMGYSNKDVDALMNKADEAKTPEEANKGYFEAEKKLMEDMPAIPLFTDHTVAGYSKRVQNVKIDYQRQAIWTEVEVKK; translated from the coding sequence ATGCGCGGTGCCAAGAGCGCCAAGTGGGTCGTGGGTGCGATAGTCGTCGCGATGGCGGCGACGGCCTGTGGCGGCGGCAACAAGGACGATGACGAGGGCAGTGCGGCCGTTGACCCCAACGGGGTCTTCACGTACTACAACACCGAGCCGCAGCGCGGGCTCATCCCGACCAACACCAACGAGGTCGGCGGCCACTACATGATGGCCAACATGTTCCGCGGCCTGGTCACCTTCGACATCGACAACAAGCTGCAGATGGCACAGGCGCAGAGCGTCGAGACCACTGACAACCAGCACTACACCGTCAAGCTGAAGCCGGGCTGGAAGTTCCACAACGGCGAGACGGTCACCGCGAACTCCTTCGTCAAGGCGTGGAACTGGGCCGCGAACGCCAAGAACGCGCAGCTCAACTCCTCCTGGTACGAGGCCATCAAGGGCTACGAGGACGTCCACCCGGAGAAGGGCGACCCCAAGGCCGACGCGATGTCGGGCCTGAAGGTCGTCAACGACAACGAGTTCACCATCGAGCTCTCGCGTCCTGTCTCCACCTTCAAGCAGCGGCTGTACTACGACGCCTTCTTCCCGCTGCCCGAGGCGTTCTACAAGGACCCCAAGGCCTTCGGCGAGCACCCCATCGGCAACGGCCCGTACAAGATGGAGGGCTCCTGGGCCCACAAGGTCGAGCTGAAGGTCCGTAAGTTCGCCGACTACAAGGGTGACGACAAGCCCAAGAACGGCGGCATCGACTTCAAGTTCTTCAGCAAGGACGACGCGGCCTACGCGGAACTGCTGTCGGACAAGATCGACATCATGTACCAGGTGCCCAACTCGCAGGTGGGCAAGTTCCAGCAGGACCTCGGCAAGCGCGCCATCAGCCAGCCGTACGGCGGCAACACCAACATCGGCTTCCCGCTCTACGACAAGGAGTGGGGCAAGCCGGAGAAGGCCAAGGTCCGCCAGGGCCTGTCCATGGCGATCGACCGCGAGACCATCGCCAAGACCGCGCTCAAGGGCAGCAAGGACGCGGCCACCGGCTTCACGCCGAAGGGCATCCCGGGCTGGCAGGACGGCGCCTGTGGCGAGTACTGCAAGTTCGACCCGGCGAAGGCCAAGGACCTCATCAAGCAGGGCGGCGGCGTCCCCGGCAACAAGGTGACCATCACCTACAACGCCGATGGCGCCAACAAGGAGTGGGTGGACGCGGTCTGCAACGACATCCGGCAGAACACCGGTGTCGAGTGCGTGACCGACGCGAAGTCCACCTTCCAGGAGTCGCGTGACCTGATCACCGAGAAGAAGCTCAGCAACCCGTTCCGTATGGCCTGGGTGATGGACTTCCCGAACATCGCCAACTTCGTCACCGAGCAGTTCCGCACCGGTGCCGGCGCCAACGACATGGGCTACAGCAACAAGGACGTCGACGCCCTGATGAACAAGGCGGACGAGGCCAAGACGCCCGAAGAGGCCAACAAGGGCTACTTCGAGGCCGAGAAGAAGCTCATGGAGGACATGCCGGCGATCCCGCTGTTCACCGACCACACCGTCGCCGGCTACTCGAAGCGCGTGCAGAACGTGAAGATCGACTACCAGCGCCAGGCGATCTGGACCGAGGTCGAGGTCAAGAAGTAA